One part of the Zymomonas mobilis subsp. pomaceae ATCC 29192 genome encodes these proteins:
- a CDS encoding arginine N-succinyltransferase yields the protein MNYRIRPAKTGDEEALYALAQLTGGGFTNLPADLEALRAKIDRSNLAFSDAEEIVSDHVYVLVLEHTESGQIVGTAQIFAKVGTKQPFYSYRLSKLTKVSPELNQRITTQMLSLTTDLEGCSEVGGLFLHPDHRTGGLGLLLARCRYLFIRLHRARFADRFLAELRGVIDEKGQAPFWNGLGNKFFGMSFQEADQLNSLKGNHFISDLMPDYPIYTALLPESAQAVIGQPHMSGRPAMRMLQKEGFQAGDYIDIFDGGPTMIAATDQIRSIANAREAVLEGSSIEKEGQLSIIATGHLKNFRASYGTIRKNIENNKQVKINQEAIDNLQLTSGDKFIHIPR from the coding sequence ATGAACTACAGAATTCGGCCAGCCAAAACGGGTGACGAAGAAGCGCTTTATGCTTTAGCGCAATTGACAGGTGGGGGTTTTACGAACCTACCGGCTGATCTTGAAGCCTTACGGGCTAAAATAGACCGCAGTAATCTTGCTTTTTCTGACGCAGAAGAAATCGTCAGTGATCACGTTTATGTACTTGTCTTAGAACATACGGAATCCGGTCAGATTGTAGGCACAGCTCAGATTTTTGCCAAAGTAGGGACGAAACAGCCTTTTTATAGCTATCGTCTAAGCAAACTGACAAAAGTATCGCCTGAATTAAATCAACGCATTACAACCCAAATGCTATCTTTAACCACTGATCTTGAGGGATGTTCAGAGGTAGGAGGCCTTTTTTTACATCCCGATCATAGAACAGGTGGTCTGGGATTATTGTTGGCGCGTTGTCGTTATCTTTTTATACGGTTACATCGGGCCCGCTTTGCTGATCGTTTCTTAGCTGAATTACGCGGCGTAATTGATGAAAAAGGACAAGCCCCTTTTTGGAATGGCCTAGGAAACAAATTTTTTGGTATGTCTTTTCAAGAAGCCGATCAGCTTAATTCGCTTAAGGGTAATCACTTCATCTCGGATTTGATGCCGGATTATCCAATCTATACAGCTTTATTGCCAGAATCAGCGCAAGCGGTTATCGGGCAGCCGCATATGAGTGGTCGACCCGCTATGAGAATGCTACAAAAAGAAGGCTTTCAAGCAGGGGATTATATCGATATTTTTGATGGAGGCCCCACGATGATTGCGGCAACAGATCAAATACGATCAATTGCCAATGCGCGTGAAGCTGTATTAGAAGGCAGCTCGATAGAAAAAGAAGGTCAACTTTCTATTATAGCGACTGGTCATTTAAAAAATTTCCGGGCAAGCTACGGGACCATCAGGAAAAATATAGAGAATAATAAGCAGGTAAAAATCAATCAGGAAGCAATTGATAATTTACAGCTTACATCGGGTGATAAGTTTATTCATATTCCCCGCTGA
- a CDS encoding phosphoribosyltransferase — translation MAQIEFTHINNEVFISDVKAVAEQVVQAGEQPHFVVGVGRGGLVPAVYLSHRLNVPMLSVDHSSKLFDFADELLLKLAKLTLDGHKLLFIDDINDSGGTILYLREAMNKNGAVNDNIRFAVLLDNIRSKARVDFTARNMDRNIDKSWLIFPWEGMGNQETIEKEANSIPERLA, via the coding sequence ATGGCGCAGATTGAATTTACGCATATCAATAATGAAGTCTTTATCAGTGATGTAAAAGCCGTCGCTGAGCAGGTGGTACAGGCGGGAGAGCAGCCTCATTTCGTCGTGGGTGTTGGACGCGGGGGTCTTGTCCCTGCGGTTTACCTCTCTCACCGTTTAAATGTGCCAATGCTCTCTGTTGACCATTCTTCCAAGTTATTCGATTTTGCTGATGAATTATTGTTAAAACTGGCCAAGCTTACCCTTGATGGCCATAAGCTTTTATTCATTGATGACATCAATGATTCCGGTGGCACCATTCTTTATTTACGCGAGGCTATGAATAAAAACGGTGCCGTTAACGATAATATCAGGTTTGCCGTTTTGCTGGATAATATTCGATCAAAGGCGCGTGTTGATTTTACAGCGCGCAACATGGATCGCAATATTGATAAAAGCTGGCTGATTTTTCCGTGGGAAGGCATGGGCAATCAGGAAACGATCGAAAAAGAGGCTAATTCTATACCAGAAAGATTAGCCTGA
- a CDS encoding HAD family hydrolase, which yields MTIELAIYDMDRTITYHPTWTPFLIHAACRRQKWRLLFLPLVALAMLSYLMHFISRGRLKEITHALLLGRHIAPKDLAPLAESFAEETILNNIRPGALKSIEADRKAGRRLVMATASYRLYADLIAKKLGFDDVIATNSTIRKDGHLIARIEGENNYGPAKLRMILAWMTASDLERQNCHIRFYSDHVSDEPVFQWSDAPFAINPCRRLAVLAKKEGWPCLDWKHN from the coding sequence ATGACGATAGAACTTGCTATTTACGATATGGATCGTACGATCACTTATCATCCAACATGGACACCTTTTCTTATCCATGCGGCCTGTCGTCGTCAGAAATGGCGATTGCTCTTTTTGCCTTTAGTGGCGCTAGCAATGCTTTCCTACCTCATGCATTTTATCTCTAGAGGTAGGCTAAAGGAAATCACCCATGCTTTATTGTTAGGACGCCATATTGCGCCCAAAGACCTTGCCCCTTTAGCAGAAAGCTTTGCCGAGGAAACTATCCTCAATAATATTAGACCCGGTGCCTTAAAATCCATAGAGGCGGATCGTAAAGCCGGGCGGCGGCTGGTGATGGCAACGGCTTCTTATCGGCTTTATGCTGACCTTATTGCCAAAAAACTAGGCTTTGATGATGTCATTGCCACAAACAGCACTATCCGAAAAGATGGCCATCTTATTGCTCGCATTGAAGGCGAAAATAATTATGGGCCTGCTAAATTGAGAATGATTTTAGCGTGGATGACCGCATCCGATTTGGAACGGCAAAATTGTCATATCCGTTTTTATAGTGATCATGTGTCTGATGAACCTGTATTCCAATGGTCAGATGCTCCTTTTGCCATTAATCCCTGTCGCCGTTTAGCGGTTCTGGCTAAAAAAGAAGGTTGGCCCTGCCTTGATTGGAAACATAACTAA
- a CDS encoding hydrolase — MVDKISPCEQTVLEKAAAYPMLDRVIEWASINSGSHNKSGLVRMASVLKQAFSTLPGKITEITLPSGKMITPEGDEILSPDATHLHLVVRPNAPIQILLTGHMDTVFGENHPFSVVTPLEGNRLGGPGVADMKGGLAVMLSALTAFEHYPDHEQLGYEVILNSDEEIGSLSSAPLLVKAAEGKTAAFTYEPSALPDGTFAAARPGSGNFSIIIKGLAAHAGRNLTGGRNALIAAADFALRLKAASREGMGINPAKIDGGGPNNIVPDHAILRVNIRPSTLKDMEEAQQLLQKTTEDIEKKHDVTLKIHGAFGRPPKNISEKSKALMALVENSCQDLGLGARWKDTGGVCDGNNIAAANIPVIDTMGVRGGAIHSDQEFLIIESLKERAQLSALIWIRLLKEGGL; from the coding sequence ATGGTCGATAAAATAAGCCCCTGTGAACAGACGGTTTTAGAAAAAGCGGCAGCCTATCCCATGCTAGATCGTGTCATTGAATGGGCCAGTATCAACAGCGGATCTCATAATAAATCAGGGCTTGTTCGTATGGCCTCTGTACTGAAACAGGCTTTTTCGACCTTACCGGGAAAAATAACCGAAATAACCCTACCTTCAGGTAAAATGATTACGCCAGAGGGGGATGAAATTCTGTCCCCCGATGCGACCCATCTTCATTTGGTTGTTCGCCCCAATGCGCCGATACAAATTCTTTTAACGGGGCATATGGATACCGTTTTCGGTGAAAATCATCCCTTCTCTGTTGTAACCCCCTTAGAAGGTAATCGTTTAGGCGGGCCGGGTGTAGCGGATATGAAGGGAGGGCTGGCTGTTATGCTTTCTGCCTTAACGGCCTTTGAGCATTATCCTGATCATGAGCAGTTAGGCTATGAAGTCATTTTAAATAGTGATGAAGAAATTGGTTCCCTCTCTTCTGCGCCTTTGTTGGTAAAGGCCGCAGAAGGCAAAACAGCGGCTTTCACGTATGAACCCTCTGCTTTACCTGATGGCACTTTTGCGGCCGCACGTCCGGGAAGTGGTAATTTTTCTATTATTATCAAAGGCCTTGCCGCCCATGCGGGTCGAAATCTTACGGGGGGACGCAATGCCCTTATAGCAGCGGCTGATTTTGCACTTCGATTAAAGGCGGCCAGTCGGGAAGGCATGGGCATCAATCCTGCCAAGATTGATGGAGGTGGCCCTAACAATATTGTCCCTGATCATGCCATACTCCGCGTCAATATTCGCCCTTCAACACTGAAGGATATGGAAGAGGCGCAACAGCTTCTTCAAAAAACAACAGAAGATATTGAGAAAAAACACGACGTAACCCTTAAAATTCATGGAGCTTTTGGACGACCGCCTAAAAATATTAGTGAAAAGAGCAAGGCTCTTATGGCATTGGTTGAAAATAGCTGCCAAGATCTTGGTCTAGGGGCTCGATGGAAAGATACAGGGGGTGTTTGCGATGGCAACAATATCGCAGCAGCAAACATACCCGTCATTGATACTATGGGCGTAAGAGGAGGCGCTATTCATTCAGATCAGGAATTTCTCATTATTGAAAGCCTGAAAGAGCGTGCACAATTGTCAGCGCTAATCTGGATACGTCTTTTAAAAGAGGGGGGACTATGA
- the dnaK gene encoding molecular chaperone DnaK yields MGKVIGIDLGTTNSCVAVMEGGQPKVIENAEGARTTPSIVAFTKDNERLIGQPAKRQAVTNSENTIFAVKRLIGRRFDDPITKRDTELVPYHIVRGSNGDAWVQAGGQDYSPSQISAFILQKMKETAESYLGEAVDQAVITVPAYFNDAQRQATKDAGKIAGLEVLRIINEPTAAALAYGLDKNDGKTIAVYDLGGGTFDISVLEIGDGVFEVKATNGDTFLGGEDFDTKIVSYLAEEFKKAEGIDLTKDRLALQRLKEAAEKAKIELSSAQTTEVNLPFITADATGPKHLVKTISRADLERLVADLIARTLEPVKKALADAGAKASDIDDVVMVGGMTRMPKVRQVVKEFFGKEPHTGVNPDEVVAMGAAIQAGVLQGDVKDVLLLDVTPLSLGIETLGGVFTRMIDRNTTIPTKKSQVYSTAEDNQNAVTIRVFQGEREMAADNKMLGQFDLVGLPPAPRGVPQIEVTFDIDANGIVNVSAKDKGTGKEQQIRIQASGGLSEADIDKMVKDAEQFASEDKTRRELAEAKNNADSLVHTTERQLEELGDKIDAGLKSEVEAAIAAVKTTLEGQDAAQMTEKTQALAQVAMKLGQALYEQDQASNERHDTGETEKAATDDVVDAEFQEIDDQDKK; encoded by the coding sequence ATGGGTAAAGTCATAGGTATTGACCTTGGTACCACGAATAGCTGCGTTGCTGTTATGGAAGGTGGTCAACCCAAGGTTATCGAGAATGCAGAAGGTGCACGCACTACGCCTTCTATCGTTGCCTTTACAAAAGATAATGAACGTCTGATTGGTCAACCGGCTAAGCGTCAGGCTGTTACTAATTCTGAAAATACGATTTTTGCGGTTAAGCGTTTGATTGGCCGTCGCTTTGACGATCCCATTACCAAGCGTGACACTGAACTGGTGCCTTATCATATTGTTCGCGGTAGCAATGGGGATGCATGGGTTCAGGCCGGTGGTCAGGATTATTCCCCATCACAGATTTCAGCTTTTATCCTGCAAAAGATGAAGGAAACTGCTGAATCTTATCTCGGTGAAGCTGTAGATCAGGCCGTTATTACGGTTCCAGCCTACTTCAATGATGCCCAGCGTCAGGCAACGAAAGATGCCGGTAAAATTGCCGGTCTCGAAGTGCTTCGTATTATCAACGAACCGACAGCGGCCGCATTGGCTTATGGTCTTGATAAAAATGACGGTAAAACTATTGCCGTTTACGATTTGGGTGGTGGTACCTTCGATATTTCCGTTCTGGAAATCGGCGATGGTGTTTTTGAAGTTAAAGCTACCAATGGTGATACCTTCCTCGGTGGTGAAGATTTTGATACCAAAATTGTAAGCTATTTGGCTGAAGAATTTAAAAAAGCCGAAGGCATTGATCTGACCAAAGATCGTCTTGCGCTTCAGCGTTTGAAAGAAGCTGCTGAAAAAGCCAAGATCGAACTTTCTTCTGCACAGACCACTGAAGTCAATCTGCCCTTTATCACAGCAGACGCTACGGGTCCGAAACATCTTGTCAAAACGATTTCTCGGGCTGACCTCGAACGTTTGGTTGCTGATCTTATCGCACGTACACTGGAGCCAGTGAAAAAAGCCTTGGCTGATGCGGGTGCGAAGGCTTCTGATATTGACGACGTCGTGATGGTTGGCGGTATGACCCGTATGCCAAAAGTGCGTCAGGTCGTAAAAGAATTCTTTGGCAAAGAACCGCATACAGGTGTGAACCCTGATGAAGTGGTTGCCATGGGTGCCGCTATTCAGGCTGGTGTGCTTCAAGGTGACGTCAAAGACGTGTTGTTGCTTGATGTGACGCCATTATCACTGGGTATCGAGACACTGGGTGGTGTTTTCACCCGTATGATCGATCGCAACACGACTATCCCGACCAAGAAGTCACAGGTTTATTCAACCGCTGAAGATAATCAGAACGCAGTTACCATTCGCGTATTCCAAGGTGAACGCGAAATGGCCGCTGACAATAAGATGTTGGGCCAGTTTGATTTAGTGGGTCTGCCGCCAGCGCCGCGCGGTGTTCCTCAGATTGAAGTAACCTTTGACATTGATGCCAATGGTATTGTGAACGTTTCCGCCAAAGATAAAGGCACGGGTAAAGAACAGCAGATCCGTATTCAGGCATCTGGTGGTCTTTCCGAAGCGGATATCGACAAGATGGTCAAGGATGCTGAGCAATTTGCCTCAGAGGATAAGACTCGTCGTGAATTGGCCGAAGCAAAAAATAATGCCGATAGCTTGGTTCATACGACCGAGCGTCAGCTTGAAGAGCTCGGCGATAAGATTGATGCCGGTCTGAAATCTGAAGTTGAAGCGGCCATTGCTGCTGTTAAAACGACCCTTGAAGGTCAAGATGCAGCACAAATGACCGAAAAGACGCAGGCTTTGGCTCAGGTCGCCATGAAGTTAGGTCAGGCTCTCTATGAGCAGGATCAGGCAAGCAATGAACGGCATGATACGGGTGAAACTGAAAAAGCCGCCACGGATGATGTGGTTGATGCCGAATTTCAGGAAATAGATGACCAGGATAAAAAATAA